DNA from Demetria terragena DSM 11295:
ACTTAGCCTTCAGCTTCTGGTCTTCCTTGGAGTTCTTCTTCTTGTCCGCTTTGCGTTCCTTCTTCTTAGCCACCGTCGCATCCTCCCACGCCACCCAGTTGGATGGACAGATGCGCGTACTGATCAATGACACCGTCGAAGTGCCGCCATCGGCCGATCCCGACGCGATGGTCCAAGCCGTCTACGGCAGCAACGGCCCGCTCGTGCGGTGGAACATGGTGAGCACCCTCGATGGCTCGGCAGTCGGAGCGGACGGTGGGAGCGGATCCATCAACAACGCAGCCGACTTCCGAGTTTTTGGGTTTCTCCGCGGATGGGCCGATGTCGTGGTGGTGGGGGCTGGTACGGCGCGTGCTGAGGGATATCGCCCGCTCCGGCCGAATCGCTGGTCCGCCCTGCGCGAGGGGCGCTCGGACGCCCCGTTGCTCGCCGTCGTCTCGCGCCGAGCGGAGTTGCCCGACACGCTCCAAGGCCAACCGAAGGAACGGGTGCTGCTGCTGCACGGCGCCAAACTCGGCGGCCGCGACATCGTGAACACCCTCCGCACGCTCGGTCACCAACGCATTCTGTTCGAAGGTGGCCCGCGGCTTGCGGCACAGTTCCTCGACGCGGGAATCATTGACGAACTGTGCCTCACGATTGTCCCCACGCTGGTTGGTGGCGACGGCACCCGCATCACCCAGGGCCCGGGTGTGGACCAGGGCGCGCAACTTGCGTCGCTACTCGAGGAGGATGGAACGTTGCTGTCGCGGTGGAGGCTCTAGGCTCGACCCGTGCTCTCCCGGACCCAAGCAACCCGCTACGTCACGCCCCTTCGTGAGGGTGGTTCCTTGCCCGGGGTTATGGAAGGCGCCGATCTCGGCACCTGGGTGGTCAAGTTCCGCGGCGCCGGGCAAGGACTCAAAGTCCTGGTCGCTGAGGTGATTGTCGGCGAACTCGCCCGAGCACTGGAGTTGGACGTCCCGGTCCTCACAGTCATCGACCTGCCTGAGGCCATCGCAAAGTACGAAGCGGACGAGGAAGTCCAGGATCTCTTGACCGCGAGCGTGGGCAGCAACCTTGGACTTGACCTGCTGCCTGGCGCGTTTCCCTACGACGGCTCCGCGCCGCCTCCCCCGGATGTCGCCGCACGCATCCTGTGCTTGGACGCCTTCACCGCCAACGTCGACCGGACTCCCCACAACCCCAACCTGATTCGTTGGCATGGGCGCACCTGGCTGATCGATCATGGCGCTGCGTTGTACTTCCATCACGGGTGGCCCCGAAAGGCGCCCGATCCGCAGCGCTTTGCCCGTCAGCCCTTCGACTCCAGTACCCACATCCTGCGGGGTGTGGCGGATGGCGTACCCGATGCCCTCGGTGACCTGCGGAAGCGGGCGACTGATGAGACTCTTCGCGCCGCAGTGGACTGCGTGCCCGAGGAGTGGCTGGAGACCACGTCGAGTCTCACCACAGCCGACGAAGTCCGGAACGCGTACGTCGCACACCTGATCGCGCGCCGGGATCAGCCCGAGGCATGGCAACCACGGGAGTCGGCATGACCGACGCGCCCCTGGGCTACCAGTACGTCACCATCCGCCTTGTTCCCGATGTGGCCCGCGAAGAGTTCATCAACATTGCGGTCGTGCTCTATTGCCAATCGGCCGACTTCCTCGACGCGGACTACGTCTTGGACGCACGCAGGTGGTCTGCACTGTCGGGCGCGATCGAGGCAGCCGAGGTAGAACGATCCCTCGACGTGATCCGCATGGTCTGCGCCGGCGAGCCGCTCCCTGGCCTGCCCGACCTCGGCCGACCGGGCCAACGGTTCGGCTGGATCGCCGCGCCGCGCAGCACCGTCCTGCAGCCGGGACCAGTCCACGGCGGCACCACCGATGGTCCTGCCGCCGAACTGGCCAGACTGACCGACTGCCTGGTGCGCTGAGATTCGCTCCAGCCCACGGGCTTAGCGCAGAGCCCACATCGCAACGGCAGATGCTGCCGCCACGTTGAGGGAGTCGACTCCAGCGGCCATTGGTACGCGGACGGCTAGGTCAGCCGCAGCGACCGTCGCCGGCCGCAGACCATCTCCCTCAGCGCCCAGCACCAGGGCGAGGCGATGAGGCGGCTTCGCGGCAAGCTCGTCCAGCGTGCAGCCGTGGGGATCAAGGGCGAGCGCGGCAACGGTCCAGCCAGCGTTCTGCATCGCGCGAACGCCCCCTGGCCACGGGTCAACCCGCGTCCACGGGATCTGAAAGACCGTACCCATCGAGACACGCACGCTCCGCCGGTAGAGCGGGTCGGCGCAGCGGGGCGTCACGAGCACCGCGTCGACGCCGAGTGCCGCCGCCGAACGAAACACCGCTCCGACGTTGGTGTGATCAACGATGTCCTCCAACACGACCACCCGCCGGGCATCGCGCAGCGCCTCCTCGAGGTCGGGGAGTTCGGGTCGGTGCATGGCCGCGAGCGCGCCACGGTGAAGGTGGAAGCCGGTCATTTGCTCGATGACCGGCGCCTCTGCGACATAGACCGGGACGCCGTCTCGTGCCGCCTGCTCCACGACATCCGCCAGATCGTTGAGCCAGCGCTCCCCCATGAGGAAGGACCGAGGTCGGTGTCCAGCGGCGAGCGCCCGGCGGATGACCTTCTCGCTCTCGGCCAGGTAAAGCCCCTCGGCCGGTTCCAGCACACGCCGAAGTGCGACGTCGGTCAGGGAGAAGTAGTCCTTAACGCGGTCATCGTGGGGGTCGGTGATGTGGATGACATCGGTCACGACCGAAACCGTACGTCCCGACCCTCAGGCGAGCAGAGTCGCCCGCACGATGACCGTGACTCCGGCGACTGCAGCGACCGTCAGGACGAGCGGGCGGATCTGGTCGGGGCGAACCCGCCGACGCAGTGGAATCGACAACAGCATCCCGGCGAGAACGAATGGCGTCCAGGCGAGGCCCACCACGAACTCGGTGGAGTCCAACTCACCGGCGAGGCCGAGGGCCGCGAGGGCGGTGGTCGCTCCGATGACGAAAAAGCCGGCGAGAGTTGCTCGGATCCGTGCCGGTCGCTCGTGCTGCACCACCAGTGCCAGGAACGGACCACCGATCGCTGCGGCCGTACCGCTCACTCCGGTAAGGATGCCCGCGGTCAGGGCCGGTATCCGTCCCGGCTTCACCTCGAACGCCCAGATCGATAGCGCGACGGCGATGAGGACCATCACTCCGACGACCACCGCGACGGCATTCGGCGACAGCACCGCGACCACCAGAACACCCAGCGGTGTCGTGAGGATTCTGCCTGCGAGCGCCCAGCTCAACACCGTCAGGTCGATATCACGCCACCGGCGGGCCACTTCGATCAGCGGCATCGGGAGGCTCGCGGCGAGCATGGCGCCCGGCATCAGGTCTGGGGCGAACATGACGACGAAGGGTGCCCCGACCACCGCGAGGCCGAAACCGGCGACCGACTGGGTGATCGCACCCACCACCAGGATGCATCCCAGCAGGATGACCACACCCCACGCGATCTCCACTTCAGCCGCGCAGCAGGTTGACGATCGCCACGACGCCGACCAACACGATGAAGGCGCGCAAGAGCCATGGGGGGAGCTTGCGCCCGACCTTCGCTCCGATGACTCCACCGATCAGGGCCCCGACCGCGATGAGCGCCACCACAGCCCACTCGATTTGGTCCCACGCGACGACGAGGAAGACCGCGGCAGCAACGGCATTGACGATGGTGCTCAGCAGGTTTTTCACACCGTTGAGTTGCTGCAGCGGATTGGCAAGCAACACACTCATCATGCCCATCAGCAGCACGCCCTGGGCCGCACCGAAGTAGCCGCCATACACACCAGCCGCGAAGACACCGCCCGCCAACAGAACCCGGCGCCCCAGGCTCTCGCCCTCACTCTCAGAGTCTGAGCGCGATGCCGCAGCGCGACGCTGTAGCGCGGGTCCCACAAGCACCAGCAGCACTCCGGTGGCGATCAGAACCGGCACGATCGTGCTGAACGCCTCCTCGGGAAGCACCAGCAACAACAGCGCCCCCACCACGCCGCCAGCAAACGACCAGGGCGCAAGCCGCTTCAGGAGATCCTTGAGCCCGCCCAACTCCTTGCGATAGCCCCAGGTGCCGCTCAGCCCTCCGGCCACCAAACCAACCGTGTTGGACATGTTGGCGGCCACGGGCGGGAAGCCCATCGCCAGAAGGGTCGGAAAGGTCACCAGCGTTCCCGAGCCCACGATCGTATTGATCGTCCCAGCTGCCATGCCCGCGAGCATGATGAGAACGGCTTCAATCAAAGACACCCTGGCACCCTAACGACGTGCGTCGGGTGCCGCAGATGCGGTCAAAGCGCAGACGTTGCCGCGCGGGCAGACCAACGATCGCCATGCCGGTCAAGCACCAGAGGTGTGTCAAAGGTTGCGGAAAGATTCTCCGCGGTCAGCGTGAGTTCCAACGGTCCCGCCGCAACGACCCCGCCGTCTCGGATCATGAGCACGTCGGTGAAGCCCGGAGGAATCTCTTCGACGTGATGGGTGACCAACACCATTGCGGGCGCGGCCAGGTCGGCGGCAAGCGCTCCCAGGCGACGCACCAGATCCTCGCGACCGCCCAGGTCAAGACCCGCCGCTGGCTCATCCAGCAGCATCAACTCGGGGTCGGTCATCAGCGCCCTGGCAATCTGAACGCGCTTGCGCTCACCTTCGCTCAGCGTGCCGTACGTGCGATCGATGAGATGGGTCGCGCCCAGTGCGGCGAGAAGTTCAGTCGCCCGCTCATAGTCGAGTTCGTCGTACGCCTCGCGCCAACGACCTACAACGCCGTAGGAAGCCGTCACCACCACGTCTCGGACTCGCTCCCGCGCGGGAATCCGGTCGGCGAGCACCGCTGAAGCAAGGCCAACCCGGGGCCGCAACTCAAAGACATCAACAGCGCCTAGGACTTCGCCTAGAACGCCCGCAACACCACTCGTGGGGTGCATCCGGCCGGCAGCGACCTGCAGCAAGGTGGTTTTGCCAGCCCCGTTAGGGCCTAACACAACCCAGCGTTCACCTTCTTCGATCTCCCAGGAGACCTCGTCCAGCAAACGTCGCCCGCCGCGGACGACGCTGACGCCCGCCATCGCCAGTACGTCGCTCATGAGTGGCAACCCTAGAGGTTGGCTATGCGGGGGTGTTGGCCGAGTCCTAGCATGTCGGCGATGTCGACACTTCCAGCCTCGGTCCGGCTCGCGCTCTGGGCAACCTACGCGTACGCCGGTCACGTCGACCTGAGCGAGGCAGTCCGCCGCGCGCTGCCGGATCTGGACTTCGTTGACGGCGCACTTGAGCCGTTGCAGCTGTGGGCCGATCTGGGCGAACAGGTCGTCTGCGTTGCCCTCCCC
Protein-coding regions in this window:
- a CDS encoding TrmH family RNA methyltransferase → MTDVIHITDPHDDRVKDYFSLTDVALRRVLEPAEGLYLAESEKVIRRALAAGHRPRSFLMGERWLNDLADVVEQAARDGVPVYVAEAPVIEQMTGFHLHRGALAAMHRPELPDLEEALRDARRVVVLEDIVDHTNVGAVFRSAAALGVDAVLVTPRCADPLYRRSVRVSMGTVFQIPWTRVDPWPGGVRAMQNAGWTVAALALDPHGCTLDELAAKPPHRLALVLGAEGDGLRPATVAAADLAVRVPMAAGVDSLNVAAASAVAMWALR
- a CDS encoding ABC transporter ATP-binding protein, whose amino-acid sequence is MSDVLAMAGVSVVRGGRRLLDEVSWEIEEGERWVVLGPNGAGKTTLLQVAAGRMHPTSGVAGVLGEVLGAVDVFELRPRVGLASAVLADRIPARERVRDVVVTASYGVVGRWREAYDELDYERATELLAALGATHLIDRTYGTLSEGERKRVQIARALMTDPELMLLDEPAAGLDLGGREDLVRRLGALAADLAAPAMVLVTHHVEEIPPGFTDVLMIRDGGVVAAGPLELTLTAENLSATFDTPLVLDRHGDRWSARAATSAL
- a CDS encoding HipA family kinase → MLSRTQATRYVTPLREGGSLPGVMEGADLGTWVVKFRGAGQGLKVLVAEVIVGELARALELDVPVLTVIDLPEAIAKYEADEEVQDLLTASVGSNLGLDLLPGAFPYDGSAPPPPDVAARILCLDAFTANVDRTPHNPNLIRWHGRTWLIDHGAALYFHHGWPRKAPDPQRFARQPFDSSTHILRGVADGVPDALGDLRKRATDETLRAAVDCVPEEWLETTSSLTTADEVRNAYVAHLIARRDQPEAWQPRESA
- a CDS encoding DUF3037 domain-containing protein gives rise to the protein MTDAPLGYQYVTIRLVPDVAREEFINIAVVLYCQSADFLDADYVLDARRWSALSGAIEAAEVERSLDVIRMVCAGEPLPGLPDLGRPGQRFGWIAAPRSTVLQPGPVHGGTTDGPAAELARLTDCLVR
- a CDS encoding sulfite exporter TauE/SafE family protein; this encodes MSLIEAVLIMLAGMAAGTINTIVGSGTLVTFPTLLAMGFPPVAANMSNTVGLVAGGLSGTWGYRKELGGLKDLLKRLAPWSFAGGVVGALLLLVLPEEAFSTIVPVLIATGVLLVLVGPALQRRAAASRSDSESEGESLGRRVLLAGGVFAAGVYGGYFGAAQGVLLMGMMSVLLANPLQQLNGVKNLLSTIVNAVAAAVFLVVAWDQIEWAVVALIAVGALIGGVIGAKVGRKLPPWLLRAFIVLVGVVAIVNLLRG
- a CDS encoding dihydrofolate reductase family protein, with translation MRVLINDTVEVPPSADPDAMVQAVYGSNGPLVRWNMVSTLDGSAVGADGGSGSINNAADFRVFGFLRGWADVVVVGAGTARAEGYRPLRPNRWSALREGRSDAPLLAVVSRRAELPDTLQGQPKERVLLLHGAKLGGRDIVNTLRTLGHQRILFEGGPRLAAQFLDAGIIDELCLTIVPTLVGGDGTRITQGPGVDQGAQLASLLEEDGTLLSRWRL
- a CDS encoding sulfite exporter TauE/SafE family protein; protein product: MEIAWGVVILLGCILVVGAITQSVAGFGLAVVGAPFVVMFAPDLMPGAMLAASLPMPLIEVARRWRDIDLTVLSWALAGRILTTPLGVLVVAVLSPNAVAVVVGVMVLIAVALSIWAFEVKPGRIPALTAGILTGVSGTAAAIGGPFLALVVQHERPARIRATLAGFFVIGATTALAALGLAGELDSTEFVVGLAWTPFVLAGMLLSIPLRRRVRPDQIRPLVLTVAAVAGVTVIVRATLLA